In one window of Streptomyces griseus subsp. griseus DNA:
- a CDS encoding GNAT family N-acetyltransferase, translated as MHSPSPLPLVDLPVRRLTRGDLVSCADLSEDRGWPRDEHRWGLLLSAGTGYGIAEPDGRGLVAACVVMPYGPRLATVGMLLVAGRHARQGIARRLMRHVMEEAGPTPLALYATPEGQPLYEKLGFAHVGGAQRVLGRFRAGDGAAAAPEPAVATRPAAADDLQAMVRLDLPVFGIDRTHLIARLPAFSDRLQVAEENGELTGYAALWPSGEAHVVGPLVARDTATAKALVTALAATTDRPLRTDVDARHEELLGWLVERGLEPGSRTSVMTYGIDDLPGDASRRFAPLTIATG; from the coding sequence ATGCACAGCCCATCACCCCTGCCCCTCGTCGACCTGCCCGTACGGCGCCTCACGCGGGGAGATCTGGTCTCCTGCGCCGACCTCTCCGAAGACCGGGGCTGGCCGCGCGACGAGCACCGATGGGGGCTGCTCCTCTCCGCGGGTACGGGATACGGGATCGCGGAACCCGACGGGAGGGGCCTGGTAGCGGCCTGTGTGGTGATGCCGTACGGGCCCCGCCTGGCGACCGTCGGCATGCTGCTCGTCGCCGGACGCCACGCCCGTCAGGGGATCGCGCGGCGGCTCATGCGCCATGTGATGGAGGAGGCCGGGCCGACCCCGCTCGCGCTGTACGCCACACCCGAGGGGCAGCCGCTCTACGAGAAGCTCGGCTTCGCCCATGTGGGCGGCGCCCAGCGGGTGCTGGGCCGGTTCCGGGCGGGGGACGGGGCTGCGGCGGCTCCGGAGCCGGCCGTGGCCACCCGCCCGGCGGCCGCAGATGATCTTCAGGCGATGGTCCGCCTCGACCTGCCGGTCTTCGGTATCGACCGTACGCACCTCATCGCCCGGCTCCCGGCCTTCTCCGACCGGCTTCAGGTCGCGGAGGAGAACGGCGAGCTGACCGGTTACGCGGCCCTCTGGCCGAGCGGTGAGGCCCATGTCGTCGGCCCGCTGGTGGCGCGGGACACGGCCACCGCCAAGGCCCTCGTCACCGCGCTGGCGGCCACGACGGACCGGCCGTTGCGGACCGATGTGGACGCGCGCCACGAGGAGCTGCTCGGCTGGCTGGTGGAGCGCGGCCTGGAGCCGGGCTCCCGGACCTCGGTGATGACGTACGGCATCGACGACCTCCCGGGCGACGCCTCCCGCAGGTTCGCCCCGCTGACCATCGCGACGGGCTGA
- a CDS encoding NUDIX domain-containing protein, which produces MTERPVVKRTARAILLDGDDLVLIKRTKPGVDPYWLTPGGGVEPEDATVVEALHREVDEELGAKIVDVVPCFVDTVEHIADGGVTGVKVQHFFVCRLASMDITQRHGPEIDEPLGEYEIVRVPFSRVGIAAVHLVPLSLRHYLDGNIEGVRAMHAPDLS; this is translated from the coding sequence ATGACCGAACGTCCTGTGGTCAAGCGCACCGCACGCGCCATCCTCCTCGACGGCGACGACCTCGTCCTCATCAAGCGCACCAAGCCGGGGGTCGATCCGTACTGGCTCACGCCCGGCGGCGGGGTGGAGCCGGAGGACGCCACCGTCGTCGAGGCCCTGCACCGGGAGGTCGACGAGGAGCTCGGCGCCAAGATCGTCGATGTGGTGCCCTGCTTCGTCGACACCGTGGAGCACATCGCGGACGGGGGCGTCACGGGGGTGAAGGTCCAGCACTTCTTCGTCTGCCGGCTCGCGTCGATGGACATCACCCAGCGGCACGGCCCGGAGATCGACGAGCCTCTCGGGGAGTACGAGATCGTACGGGTGCCGTTCAGCCGGGTCGGGATCGCCGCCGTGCATCTCGTACCGCTCTCCCTGCGCCACTATCTGGACGGCAACATCGAGGGCGTACGGGCGATGCACGCCCCCGACCTGAGCTGA
- a CDS encoding cystathionine gamma-lyase gives MSTMGDGTRAVRAGLPEPEQYEPTLPGPVFAAHFHLSGDPVGPYTYGRDTNPTWTHLERAIGELEAPGEDVSTTVFASGMAAITAVLLSQVRTGDTVVLPDDGYQALPLVREQLTAFGVEVRTAPTGGDAQLALLEGAKLLWIESPSNPGLDVCDIRRLVAAAHEAGALVAVDNTLATPIGQRPLELGADFSVASDTKGMTGHGDILLGHVTCRDPGLTANVRRWRKVAGAIPGPMEAWLAHRSLSTLQLRIDRQCTTALALAEALAKRAEVTGLRYPGLPTDPSYGTAVGQMRRFGSVVSFELADRETAERFLAALRLVDDATSFGGVRSTAERRGRWGGDAVPEGFIRFSVGAEDPEDLLADVARALDEAVR, from the coding sequence ATGAGCACCATGGGCGACGGAACGCGCGCGGTACGCGCCGGACTTCCCGAACCGGAGCAGTACGAACCGACCCTGCCCGGGCCGGTCTTCGCCGCGCACTTCCACCTCTCCGGCGACCCGGTGGGCCCTTATACCTACGGCCGGGACACCAACCCGACGTGGACCCATCTGGAACGGGCCATCGGCGAGCTGGAGGCACCCGGTGAGGACGTGAGCACCACCGTCTTCGCCTCGGGCATGGCGGCGATCACCGCCGTGCTGCTCTCGCAGGTCCGCACCGGGGACACCGTCGTGCTGCCGGACGACGGCTACCAGGCGCTGCCGCTCGTACGGGAGCAGCTGACGGCCTTCGGCGTCGAGGTCCGGACCGCGCCGACCGGCGGCGACGCCCAGCTGGCGCTCCTGGAGGGCGCGAAGCTGCTGTGGATCGAGAGCCCCTCCAACCCGGGCCTGGACGTCTGCGACATCCGCCGGCTCGTGGCCGCCGCACACGAGGCGGGTGCGCTGGTCGCCGTCGACAACACCCTGGCGACCCCGATCGGCCAGCGCCCGCTGGAGCTCGGCGCGGACTTCTCGGTGGCCAGTGACACCAAGGGCATGACCGGGCACGGCGACATCCTGCTGGGCCATGTCACCTGCCGTGACCCCGGACTGACCGCCAACGTACGCCGCTGGCGCAAGGTGGCCGGTGCGATTCCGGGCCCGATGGAGGCCTGGCTCGCCCACCGCTCGCTCTCCACGCTCCAACTGCGGATCGACCGGCAGTGCACCACGGCCCTGGCCCTCGCCGAGGCACTGGCCAAGCGGGCCGAGGTCACCGGGCTGCGGTATCCGGGGCTGCCCACCGACCCGTCGTACGGGACCGCCGTGGGCCAGATGCGGCGCTTCGGTTCGGTGGTGTCGTTCGAGCTGGCCGACCGGGAGACGGCGGAGCGCTTCCTCGCCGCGCTGCGGCTGGTCGACGACGCGACGAGTTTCGGGGGCGTACGTTCCACCGCCGAGCGCCGGGGCCGTTGGGGCGGCGACGCCGTTCCGGAGGGGTTCATCCGCTTCTCGGTCGGCGCGGAGGACCCGGAGGACCTGCTGGCGGACGTGGCGCGGGCGCTGGACGAAGCGGTCCGGTAG
- a CDS encoding phage holin family protein produces the protein MKNFVVKTIANAGALAVAIWLIGNITLEGGSTGRKILTLILVALIFGVVNFLVKPVVQLLTFPLFILTLGLITLVVNALMLLLTSWLAGVFDLSFHVEGFWTAVLGALIISVVSWALNMVLPDED, from the coding sequence ATGAAGAATTTCGTAGTCAAGACGATCGCCAACGCGGGTGCGCTGGCCGTGGCCATCTGGCTGATCGGGAACATCACGCTGGAGGGCGGCTCCACCGGCCGCAAGATCCTCACCCTGATCCTGGTCGCGCTGATCTTCGGTGTGGTGAACTTCCTGGTCAAGCCGGTCGTCCAGCTTCTGACCTTCCCGCTGTTCATCCTCACGCTCGGGCTGATCACCCTGGTGGTCAACGCGCTGATGCTGCTGCTGACCTCCTGGCTGGCCGGCGTCTTCGATCTCAGTTTCCATGTCGAGGGCTTCTGGACCGCGGTGCTCGGCGCCCTGATCATCTCGGTCGTCTCCTGGGCCCTCAACATGGTCCTGCCGGACGAGGACTGA
- a CDS encoding cupin domain-containing protein, with protein MKAFRLDELEAERAANDGAYLQFVRERNMSVGLYALDAGALDPQQPHQQDEVYFVVSGRASITVGTETTQVGRGSVVYVPAGAAHKFHHITEDLRVMVVFSPPEG; from the coding sequence ATGAAGGCATTCAGACTGGACGAGCTGGAGGCGGAACGAGCCGCCAACGACGGCGCCTACCTGCAGTTCGTGCGGGAGCGGAACATGTCCGTCGGCCTGTACGCGCTGGACGCGGGGGCACTCGATCCGCAGCAGCCGCACCAGCAGGACGAGGTGTACTTCGTCGTCAGCGGCCGGGCGTCGATCACGGTGGGGACGGAGACGACTCAGGTCGGCCGGGGGAGCGTCGTCTATGTGCCGGCCGGGGCGGCCCACAAGTTCCACCACATCACCGAGGACCTGCGGGTGATGGTCGTCTTCTCGCCTCCGGAGGGCTGA
- a CDS encoding DUF5326 family protein, translating into MREIYAGMPWWVKWIAVPVIAIFVFGGLIASVIGFVISLLFKVLVFVVLVGGLIFVVRKFTSSSSSRGDW; encoded by the coding sequence GTGCGGGAGATATACGCGGGGATGCCCTGGTGGGTGAAGTGGATCGCGGTGCCCGTCATCGCGATCTTCGTGTTCGGCGGTCTGATCGCCAGTGTGATCGGCTTCGTGATCAGCCTGCTCTTCAAGGTGCTGGTCTTCGTCGTGCTGGTCGGCGGTCTGATCTTCGTCGTACGCAAGTTCACATCCTCCTCGTCCTCGCGTGGTGATTGGTAG
- a CDS encoding IclR family transcriptional regulator, with translation MTTASSTAVPTLIGSVQRALRLLEAVGTHRDGAPAKQLAREAGLPLPTAYHLLRTLTHEGYLRRENGVFLFGAAAENLTSARASRRRPASVPDSLAHWRDALGVPVYCAVYRDGEIELIAVADAPDAPAVDEWASFRETGHAHAIGQCLLGQLDEKDREDHLDRHPVRPLTRYSVRDRAALLERLRTLRRGEPVIERQEYALGTVCAAIPVTAGATIAAMAISVPLDREERLLPAVEQLRGEVASLLRSFVFSISI, from the coding sequence TTGACCACGGCATCGAGTACCGCTGTTCCGACGTTGATCGGTTCGGTTCAGCGGGCGTTGAGGCTGCTGGAGGCTGTGGGCACCCATCGGGACGGGGCGCCCGCCAAGCAACTCGCACGTGAGGCAGGCCTACCGCTGCCGACCGCGTACCACCTGTTGCGCACGCTCACCCACGAGGGCTATCTCCGCCGGGAGAACGGTGTCTTCCTCTTCGGTGCGGCCGCCGAGAACCTGACCTCCGCTCGGGCCTCCAGACGCCGCCCCGCCTCCGTCCCCGACTCCCTCGCGCACTGGCGGGACGCCCTCGGGGTCCCGGTGTACTGCGCGGTCTACCGCGACGGCGAGATCGAGCTCATCGCGGTCGCGGACGCCCCCGACGCCCCGGCGGTCGACGAGTGGGCCTCCTTCCGGGAGACCGGCCACGCGCACGCGATCGGGCAGTGTCTTCTCGGCCAGCTGGACGAGAAGGACCGCGAGGACCACCTCGACCGGCACCCCGTACGGCCCCTCACTCGTTACTCAGTGCGAGATCGCGCGGCGCTTCTTGAGCGGCTCCGGACCCTGCGGCGGGGTGAACCGGTCATCGAACGCCAGGAGTACGCACTGGGTACCGTCTGCGCCGCCATTCCCGTCACAGCCGGTGCCACCATTGCGGCGATGGCCATTTCCGTACCCCTGGACCGGGAGGAACGGTTGCTGCCCGCAGTCGAACAGCTACGTGGCGAAGTGGCGAGCCTCTTGCGTTCGTTCGTGTTCTCTATCAGTATCTGA
- a CDS encoding SsgA family sporulation/cell division regulator — MRESVQAEVMMSFLVSEELSFRIPVELRYEVADPYAIRMTFHLPGDAPVTWAFGRELLLDGLNSPSGDGDVHIGPTEPEGLGDVHIRLQVGADRALFRAGTAPLVAFLDRTDKLVPLGQEHTLGDFDGNLEEALGRILAEEQNAG; from the coding sequence ATGCGCGAGTCGGTTCAAGCAGAGGTCATGATGAGCTTCCTCGTCTCCGAGGAGCTCTCGTTCCGTATTCCGGTGGAGCTCCGGTACGAGGTGGCTGATCCCTACGCCATCCGGATGACGTTCCATCTGCCCGGCGATGCCCCTGTGACCTGGGCATTCGGCCGCGAGCTGCTGCTGGACGGGCTCAACAGCCCGAGCGGCGACGGCGATGTGCACATCGGGCCGACCGAGCCCGAGGGGCTCGGCGATGTGCACATCCGTCTTCAGGTCGGCGCGGACCGCGCGCTGTTCCGGGCCGGCACGGCACCACTGGTGGCGTTTCTCGACCGGACCGACAAGCTGGTGCCCCTCGGTCAGGAGCACACGCTGGGTGACTTCGACGGGAACCTGGAGGAGGCGCTCGGCCGCATCCTCGCCGAGGAGCAGAACGCGGGCTGA
- a CDS encoding YibE/F family protein — protein sequence MTSPQSDPAPQPPQGHSHGHTHSHGPAAPVSKHLRKVIAAVLIPFATAVVVGLIAFWPGGVPAHERTGVGFDRQTQDGKVVQVVKVDCADVNASQVPPTGDTSTPSGREAVNEQQGECAKATVEVTSGDDKGRKFVEVVQPDAPRQLREGQGVVVAYAPDAPRDLQYSVTDVNRKIPMTLLAAIFALAVVAVGRLRGVMALVALAVSFAVLTLFILPAILQGSNPLVVAVIGASAIMLAALYMCHGVTARTSVAVIGTLISLLLIGLLGSLFIGWADLSGNTDDNTGLIHGLYPDIDMSGLLLAGVIIGSLGVLDDVTVTQTSAVWELHQADPQMGWRGLYRAGIRIGRDHIASVVNTLVLAYAGAALPLLLLFSIAQSSVGTVANSELVAEEIVRTLVGSIGLVASVPVTTVLAALVVSADRPGASTPSSTAAAPARTGRGRRRKA from the coding sequence GTGACCTCCCCCCAAAGCGACCCCGCACCCCAGCCGCCCCAGGGCCACAGCCACGGACATACGCACAGCCATGGTCCCGCCGCCCCGGTCTCCAAGCATCTGCGCAAGGTCATCGCCGCCGTCCTGATCCCGTTCGCCACGGCGGTCGTCGTCGGCCTGATCGCGTTCTGGCCCGGCGGCGTCCCCGCCCACGAGCGCACCGGCGTCGGATTCGACCGGCAGACCCAGGACGGCAAGGTCGTCCAGGTCGTCAAGGTCGACTGCGCCGACGTCAACGCCTCACAGGTACCACCCACCGGTGACACCTCCACCCCCTCGGGCCGCGAGGCCGTCAACGAGCAGCAGGGGGAGTGCGCGAAGGCGACCGTCGAGGTGACCAGCGGCGACGACAAGGGCCGTAAGTTCGTCGAGGTGGTCCAGCCGGACGCGCCCCGCCAACTGCGCGAGGGCCAGGGCGTGGTCGTGGCGTACGCCCCCGACGCGCCCCGCGACCTCCAGTACAGCGTCACCGATGTGAACCGGAAGATCCCGATGACGCTGCTGGCGGCGATCTTCGCCCTGGCGGTGGTCGCGGTGGGCCGGCTGCGCGGGGTGATGGCGCTGGTGGCGCTGGCCGTCTCGTTCGCCGTGCTGACCCTGTTCATCCTGCCGGCGATCCTGCAGGGCTCGAATCCGCTGGTGGTGGCGGTGATCGGGGCCAGCGCCATCATGCTGGCGGCGCTCTACATGTGCCACGGGGTGACGGCCCGTACGTCCGTCGCGGTCATCGGCACGCTGATCTCACTGCTGCTGATCGGGCTGCTCGGCTCGCTGTTCATCGGCTGGGCCGATCTGAGCGGCAACACCGACGACAACACCGGCCTCATCCACGGTCTCTACCCGGACATCGACATGAGCGGTCTGCTGCTGGCCGGTGTCATCATCGGATCGCTCGGGGTACTCGACGATGTGACGGTCACCCAGACCTCCGCCGTCTGGGAATTGCACCAGGCGGACCCGCAGATGGGCTGGCGCGGGCTGTACCGGGCAGGTATCCGCATCGGACGGGACCACATCGCCTCCGTCGTGAACACCCTGGTGCTGGCGTACGCGGGCGCGGCGCTGCCCCTGCTACTGCTCTTCTCCATCGCCCAGTCCAGTGTGGGCACGGTGGCCAACAGCGAGCTGGTCGCCGAGGAGATCGTCCGGACGCTGGTCGGTTCGATCGGTCTGGTCGCCTCGGTGCCGGTGACGACGGTGCTCGCCGCGCTGGTGGTCTCCGCCGACCGTCCGGGCGCCTCCACCCCCTCATCCACGGCCGCCGCCCCCGCACGGACCGGCAGGGGGCGCCGGCGTAAGGCGTGA
- the thiC gene encoding phosphomethylpyrimidine synthase ThiC gives MTTADARTPASKQNDGTPDGTPDDEAGKSIGWHKGYVQGSRPDLRVPVRQVHLTNGKDVALYDTSGPYTDPAIDTDVRRGLAPLRDNWIIARGDTEEYAGRPVRPEDDGLKHTSPRGGLRNLDAVFPGRPRQPRRSRDGRPVTQLAYARRGEITPEMEYVAIRENVEAEVVREEIAAGRAVLPANVNHPEIEPMIIGKRFLVKVNANIGNSAVTSSIEEEVDKMTWATKWGADTVMDLSTGRNIHTTREWVLRNSPVPIGTVPLYQALEKVDGRAEELTWEIYKDTVIEQAEQGVDYMTVHAGVRLPYVPLTARRKTGIVSRGGSIMAAWCLAHHQESFLYQHFEELCEILATYDVTYSLGDGLRPGSIADANDEAQFAELRTLGELNTIAKRFGVQTMIEGPGHVPMHKIKENIDLQQEICEEAPFYTLGPLTTDVAPAYDHITSGIGAAMIAWWGTAMLCYVTPKEHLGLPNRDDVKTGVITYKIAAHAADLAKGHPGAQEWDDALSDARFEFRWEDQFNLALDPDTAREFHDETLPAEPAKTAHFCSMCGPKFCSMKISQDIRRQHGGSQEEIEEGMAEKSKEFAASGNRVYLPIAE, from the coding sequence ATGACCACAGCGGACGCACGCACGCCTGCCTCGAAACAGAACGACGGAACGCCGGACGGCACTCCGGACGACGAGGCCGGGAAGTCCATCGGCTGGCACAAGGGGTACGTCCAGGGCTCGCGCCCGGACCTCCGGGTGCCGGTCCGACAGGTGCACCTCACCAACGGCAAGGACGTGGCGCTGTACGACACGTCGGGGCCGTACACCGATCCCGCCATCGACACCGATGTCCGCCGGGGCCTCGCTCCCCTGCGGGATAACTGGATCATCGCCCGCGGCGACACCGAGGAGTACGCGGGCCGCCCGGTCCGCCCCGAGGACGACGGGCTCAAGCACACCTCGCCGCGCGGCGGGCTGCGCAACCTCGACGCCGTCTTCCCCGGCCGTCCGCGTCAGCCGCGCCGCAGCCGCGACGGACGGCCCGTCACGCAGCTCGCATACGCCCGGCGGGGGGAGATCACCCCGGAGATGGAGTACGTCGCCATCCGGGAGAACGTCGAGGCCGAAGTCGTGCGGGAGGAGATCGCGGCGGGCCGGGCCGTGCTGCCGGCCAACGTCAACCACCCCGAGATCGAGCCGATGATCATCGGCAAGCGGTTCCTGGTGAAGGTCAACGCCAACATCGGCAACTCGGCCGTCACCTCCTCCATCGAGGAGGAGGTCGACAAGATGACCTGGGCGACCAAGTGGGGCGCCGACACGGTCATGGACCTCTCCACCGGCCGCAACATCCACACCACCCGTGAGTGGGTGCTGCGCAACTCCCCCGTGCCGATCGGAACGGTGCCGCTCTACCAGGCGTTGGAGAAGGTGGACGGCCGGGCCGAGGAGCTGACCTGGGAGATCTACAAGGACACCGTCATCGAACAGGCCGAGCAGGGCGTGGACTACATGACGGTGCACGCCGGAGTGCGCCTGCCGTACGTCCCGCTGACGGCCCGTCGTAAGACCGGCATCGTCTCGCGCGGTGGGTCGATCATGGCGGCCTGGTGCCTGGCGCATCACCAGGAGTCTTTCCTCTACCAGCACTTCGAGGAGCTCTGCGAGATCCTGGCGACGTACGACGTCACCTACTCCCTCGGTGACGGGCTGCGCCCCGGATCGATCGCGGACGCCAACGACGAGGCGCAGTTCGCCGAACTGCGGACGCTGGGCGAGCTCAACACGATCGCCAAGCGGTTCGGCGTGCAGACGATGATCGAGGGCCCCGGGCATGTCCCGATGCACAAGATCAAGGAGAACATCGACCTCCAGCAGGAGATCTGTGAGGAGGCGCCGTTCTACACGCTCGGTCCGCTGACCACGGATGTCGCGCCCGCCTACGACCACATCACCTCGGGCATCGGTGCCGCGATGATCGCCTGGTGGGGCACGGCGATGCTCTGTTACGTCACGCCCAAGGAGCACCTGGGGCTGCCCAACCGGGACGACGTGAAGACCGGGGTCATCACCTACAAGATCGCCGCGCACGCGGCCGACCTCGCCAAGGGGCACCCGGGCGCTCAGGAGTGGGACGACGCGCTCTCCGACGCGCGGTTCGAGTTCCGGTGGGAGGACCAGTTCAACCTGGCCCTCGACCCGGACACGGCGCGGGAGTTCCACGACGAGACGCTGCCCGCCGAGCCGGCGAAGACAGCGCACTTCTGCTCCATGTGCGGACCGAAGTTCTGCTCGATGAAGATCTCCCAGGACATCCGCCGTCAGCACGGCGGTTCGCAGGAGGAGATCGAGGAGGGCATGGCCGAGAAGTCGAAGGAGTTCGCAGCGTCCGGCAACCGGGTCTACCTGCCGATCGCCGAGTAG
- a CDS encoding DUF805 domain-containing protein — MDWYLAVLKNYAGFSGRARRKEFWMFTLVSFVISIVLSIIASLIGTEILSYIYSLAILIPSLAVAVRRLHDTSRSGWWLLLVLIPLIGAIVLIVFLASEGKQEPNQYGTNPKLAPQVG, encoded by the coding sequence ATGGACTGGTACCTGGCAGTACTCAAGAACTACGCAGGCTTCAGCGGGCGCGCGCGCCGCAAGGAGTTCTGGATGTTCACGCTGGTCAGCTTTGTGATCAGCATCGTCCTGTCGATCATCGCCAGCCTGATCGGCACGGAGATCCTTTCCTACATCTACTCCCTCGCGATCCTCATCCCGTCGCTCGCGGTCGCCGTGCGCCGTCTGCACGACACCAGCCGCTCGGGCTGGTGGCTGCTGCTCGTGCTGATCCCGCTGATCGGTGCCATCGTCCTGATCGTCTTCCTCGCCTCCGAGGGCAAGCAGGAGCCGAACCAGTACGGCACCAACCCGAAGCTCGCCCCGCAGGTGGGCTGA
- a CDS encoding metallophosphoesterase, which translates to MTQGAGQEPVVRTATLRDFRVPPYAQTPVPPQTPGAAPHPSLPPHAPAPVPHASVPPHASAPPHLPHPGNAAVGDEPPEGYTPTERDLPVINRGDTVQVQTVPEPRPDNGEGRGPLFVVGDVHGYLDELVAALAAQGLIDADGNWAAGNARLWFLGDFTDRGPDGIGVIDLVMRLSAEAAAAGGYCKALMGNHELLLIGAKRFADTPVNSGAGTATFQAAWLLNGGQKNDMDRLQDVHLQWMSRLDAVVEEDGHLLMHSDTTAYLDYGSTIEDVNDTITAILTRNDADECWDLFRKLTKRFAFRDEGGAEAVRELLATYGGQRVVHGHSPIPYLLGEVGTEDGEDGSGPVVNGPHVYADGLAIAMDGGVTMAGKLLVVQLPLHD; encoded by the coding sequence ATGACTCAGGGGGCCGGTCAGGAACCCGTGGTGCGGACGGCGACGTTGCGTGACTTCAGAGTTCCGCCGTACGCACAGACGCCCGTACCACCGCAGACGCCCGGAGCGGCGCCGCACCCGTCACTGCCCCCGCACGCGCCGGCGCCCGTGCCGCACGCCTCTGTGCCCCCGCACGCCTCCGCACCACCCCACCTGCCGCACCCCGGGAACGCGGCCGTCGGCGACGAACCCCCGGAGGGGTACACCCCCACCGAGCGCGACCTCCCCGTCATCAACCGCGGCGACACCGTCCAGGTGCAGACCGTCCCCGAACCCCGCCCCGACAACGGGGAGGGGCGCGGCCCGCTCTTCGTCGTCGGCGACGTCCACGGCTATCTCGACGAGCTGGTGGCCGCCCTCGCCGCCCAGGGCCTCATCGACGCCGACGGCAACTGGGCCGCGGGCAACGCCCGGCTCTGGTTCCTCGGCGACTTCACCGACCGCGGCCCCGACGGCATCGGGGTCATCGACCTCGTCATGCGGCTCTCGGCGGAGGCTGCGGCGGCGGGCGGCTACTGCAAGGCCCTGATGGGCAATCACGAGCTGCTCCTCATCGGCGCCAAGCGGTTCGCCGACACCCCCGTCAACTCCGGGGCCGGCACCGCCACCTTCCAGGCCGCCTGGCTGCTCAACGGCGGCCAGAAGAACGACATGGACCGCCTCCAGGACGTCCACCTCCAGTGGATGTCCCGACTCGACGCGGTCGTCGAGGAGGACGGGCATCTGCTGATGCACTCCGACACGACGGCCTACCTCGACTACGGCTCCACCATCGAGGACGTCAACGACACGATCACCGCCATCCTCACCCGTAACGACGCCGACGAGTGCTGGGACCTCTTCCGCAAGCTCACCAAGCGGTTCGCCTTCCGCGACGAGGGCGGCGCCGAAGCGGTGCGCGAGCTGCTGGCGACGTACGGCGGACAGCGCGTCGTCCACGGTCACAGCCCCATTCCGTACCTCCTCGGCGAGGTCGGCACGGAGGACGGCGAGGACGGTTCGGGGCCGGTGGTGAACGGTCCGCACGTGTACGCGGACGGGCTCGCCATCGCCATGGACGGCGGAGTGACCATGGCCGGAAAGCTACTGGTCGTCCAACTCCCCCTGCATGACTGA
- a CDS encoding LacI family DNA-binding transcriptional regulator: MTAAGKHQVSRTETPRRSGRPGRAGIRDVAAAAGVSITTVSDALNGKGRLPDATRSHVREVAERLGYRPSAAARTLRTGKSGLIGLTVTTYGDEPFTFTEFAYFAEMARAATSAALARGYALVILPATSRHDVWSNVALDGTVVIDPSDQDPVVTELVRQGLPVVSDGRPAGTLPVTAWVDNDHRAAVLDLLDHLAAAGARRIGLLTGTTTDTYTRLSTTAYLHWCERVGQDPVYESYPAHDPCAGAVAADRLLARPDRPDAVYGLFDPNGTDLLAAARRYGLRVPEDLLLVCCSESTVYAATEPPITTLSLKPRRIGTAVVQLLIDAIEGVEHDGPVEQVIPTELIVRTSSQRRPPRTTVSAPRSPSRD; encoded by the coding sequence ATGACAGCAGCAGGGAAGCACCAGGTGAGCCGGACGGAGACCCCCCGGCGCAGCGGCCGGCCAGGACGGGCGGGGATCCGCGACGTGGCCGCCGCGGCCGGAGTCTCGATCACGACCGTCTCCGACGCGCTCAACGGCAAGGGCAGGCTCCCGGACGCCACCCGCAGCCATGTCCGCGAGGTCGCAGAGCGCTTGGGCTACCGCCCCTCCGCAGCGGCCCGAACCCTCCGTACGGGCAAGTCGGGGCTGATCGGCCTGACCGTGACCACGTACGGGGATGAACCTTTCACCTTCACCGAGTTCGCGTACTTCGCGGAGATGGCGAGAGCCGCGACCTCGGCGGCGCTCGCCCGGGGCTACGCCCTGGTCATCCTCCCCGCCACCTCCCGGCACGACGTCTGGTCGAACGTCGCCCTCGACGGGACCGTCGTCATCGACCCCTCCGACCAGGACCCGGTCGTCACCGAACTCGTCCGCCAGGGGCTGCCCGTCGTATCGGACGGCCGCCCGGCCGGGACGCTCCCCGTCACCGCCTGGGTCGACAACGACCACCGGGCCGCCGTACTCGACCTCCTCGACCACCTCGCCGCCGCCGGAGCGCGCCGTATCGGCCTGCTGACCGGCACCACCACCGACACGTACACCCGGCTCTCCACCACCGCCTATCTGCACTGGTGCGAGCGGGTCGGGCAGGACCCCGTGTACGAGTCCTACCCGGCGCACGACCCCTGCGCGGGCGCGGTCGCCGCGGACCGGCTGCTCGCCCGCCCGGACCGACCCGACGCGGTCTACGGGCTCTTCGACCCCAACGGCACCGATCTCCTCGCCGCCGCCCGCCGCTACGGCCTGCGGGTCCCCGAGGACCTGCTGCTGGTCTGCTGCAGCGAGTCCACCGTGTACGCGGCCACCGAACCGCCCATCACGACGCTCTCGCTGAAGCCCCGCCGCATCGGCACGGCCGTCGTCCAGCTCCTCATCGACGCCATCGAAGGCGTCGAACACGACGGGCCGGTCGAGCAGGTGATACCGACGGAGCTCATCGTCCGGACCTCCTCGCAACGCCGTCCACCGCGCACCACGGTCAGCGCGCCACGCTCCCCCAGCAGGGATTGA